In a genomic window of Sporosarcina trichiuri:
- a CDS encoding TetR/AcrR family transcriptional regulator yields the protein MPKLVNHEARKQLIAEAMWRVILDKGMEGATVRNIAEEAGLSLGALRHYFKTQDDLLVYAMTLVQERATARIEKVAAQELPPKEMVLAVLYEIVPHSPETRAEMEVWFAFTVYVNHRKDDLPIPDDGVLAGVRKALAYLEATGLLPETIDMELESERLYGLIDGIAIHALLEPDRLDADRIRRTLRYHIESICVLH from the coding sequence ATGCCGAAATTAGTGAATCATGAAGCACGGAAGCAGTTGATTGCAGAGGCGATGTGGCGGGTCATTCTGGATAAAGGGATGGAAGGAGCGACAGTGCGGAACATTGCGGAAGAAGCGGGGCTCTCACTCGGGGCGCTCCGCCATTATTTCAAGACCCAGGATGATCTGCTTGTCTATGCGATGACGCTCGTGCAAGAGCGGGCGACCGCCCGGATTGAAAAAGTTGCGGCACAGGAACTTCCGCCTAAAGAAATGGTGCTGGCCGTATTATATGAAATCGTACCGCATAGCCCGGAGACGCGTGCGGAAATGGAAGTATGGTTTGCTTTCACCGTCTATGTGAACCACCGGAAAGACGACCTGCCGATACCGGATGACGGCGTGCTGGCAGGTGTCCGGAAAGCATTGGCGTATTTGGAGGCGACTGGACTTTTACCGGAAACTATCGATATGGAGCTGGAGAGTGAACGGCTGTACGGCTTGATAGATGGGATTGCGATTCATGCGCTGCTGGAGCCGGACCGTCTCGACGCCGACAGGATCAGACGGACGCTTCGTTATCATATTGAATCGATTTGCGTATTGCACTAG
- the rsgA gene encoding ribosome small subunit-dependent GTPase A gives MMKYGWNDHQQEQWLELQHDGTLTDSMVAGRVTLEHKHMYRVVTEKGEWLSVCSGALLHRAHDRQDYPAVGDWVAVERMPGEERGIIHAILPRTSVFSRKTAGTSITEQLIAVNVDLVFLVTSMNDDFNIRRLERYLVAAYDSGAVPVIVLTKADLCDTPELYVDQVQAIAFGTDILTVSSKTGEGIEAVVDLLKEGKTAALLGSSGVGKSSLVNAICGGDTMTVQTIREDDAKGRHTTTHRELIPLPAGGVLIDTPGMREFQLWNDQESMDGSFADIDALSASCKFNDCRHHAEPGCAIQEALADGALEEDRFASYLKLQREIAFLERKTNVQAQAAERKKWKAQTKSGRNA, from the coding sequence ATGATGAAGTACGGATGGAATGACCACCAACAGGAGCAATGGCTCGAACTGCAGCACGATGGAACGTTGACCGATTCCATGGTGGCTGGGCGTGTCACATTGGAACATAAGCATATGTATCGAGTCGTGACGGAAAAAGGCGAATGGCTGTCCGTCTGTTCGGGAGCATTGCTGCACCGGGCGCACGACCGGCAGGATTACCCGGCGGTCGGGGACTGGGTGGCTGTTGAGCGGATGCCGGGGGAAGAGCGGGGGATCATTCACGCGATTTTGCCGCGTACATCCGTGTTTTCGCGGAAGACAGCTGGCACGAGTATCACGGAACAGCTCATCGCCGTGAATGTCGATCTCGTATTTTTGGTGACGTCCATGAACGACGATTTCAATATTCGGAGGCTGGAGCGATATCTGGTGGCAGCGTATGATTCGGGTGCCGTGCCGGTGATCGTGCTGACGAAAGCGGATTTATGCGACACACCTGAGTTGTATGTGGATCAAGTGCAGGCAATTGCGTTTGGTACAGACATCCTCACAGTCAGCAGTAAGACGGGCGAAGGGATCGAAGCAGTCGTCGATCTGCTCAAAGAGGGGAAGACCGCTGCGTTGCTGGGCTCCTCAGGCGTCGGCAAGTCATCGCTCGTCAATGCCATCTGTGGCGGGGACACGATGACTGTTCAGACAATCCGGGAAGATGACGCGAAAGGCCGCCATACGACAACCCACCGTGAACTGATTCCGCTGCCTGCCGGCGGAGTGCTGATCGATACGCCGGGGATGCGGGAATTTCAATTATGGAACGATCAGGAGAGCATGGACGGCAGCTTTGCGGACATCGACGCGCTGTCTGCATCGTGCAAGTTCAACGACTGCCGGCACCATGCCGAGCCAGGCTGCGCCATCCAGGAGGCACTTGCGGATGGGGCGCTTGAGGAAGACCGTTTTGCGAGCTATTTGAAACTGCAGCGGGAAATCGCCTTTTTGGAACGGAAGACAAACGTGCAGGCGCAGGCGGCGGAGCGGAAGAAGTGGAAGGCACAGACGAAATCGGGACGGAACGCATGA
- the nhaC gene encoding Na+/H+ antiporter NhaC: MEKEMSGWLAALPILVLVAAASMSVFVWDAGMLLPLVIGVLAAAVVAAVAGFRWADVQEMMVRGVGRALPAVFILLLIGLIVGSWMASGVIPTIIHYGLSLIHPSVFVPIVALVTGIVSITLGSSFTSIATVGLAFMAIGEGLGFPAGLVGGAVISGAFFGDKLSPLSDTTNIAPAMAETDLFSHIRHMLWDTLPAFGLSIVLYAVVGRMFAGAGTSDAASIGAIQTGLTEQFTIHPLLLLLPVLTVVLMIKKVPAIPALAGVGLLGAVIAVIVQGMPVGAVIQAMTSGFTAETGVPAVDSLLNRGGMTSMLNTVALLIIATALGGILEESGSFGVLTRKMMSRVQSAGSLIAATILSTFVVAFASGAQFLAIVLPSRTFVPKYKEMGIDTVNLSRCVESAGTVGINLVPWSVPAVFAAGMFGISPGQFIPYAFFAFLVPLINLIFGFTGFTIKRKTYTAEPAVIEVDEKEEVAAWAK; the protein is encoded by the coding sequence ATGGAGAAGGAAATGTCCGGGTGGCTTGCGGCGCTGCCGATACTTGTGTTGGTCGCAGCGGCATCAATGTCGGTGTTCGTATGGGACGCGGGAATGCTTCTGCCGCTGGTGATCGGGGTGCTCGCGGCCGCTGTCGTGGCGGCGGTGGCCGGTTTTAGGTGGGCGGATGTGCAGGAGATGATGGTGCGGGGTGTCGGCCGGGCGCTGCCGGCGGTGTTCATTCTCCTGCTGATCGGGCTGATTGTTGGGTCGTGGATGGCGAGCGGGGTCATCCCGACGATCATCCATTACGGCCTGTCGCTCATCCATCCGTCGGTTTTTGTACCAATCGTGGCACTCGTGACCGGTATCGTGTCGATCACGCTCGGTAGTTCCTTCACGTCGATCGCGACGGTAGGACTGGCATTCATGGCGATCGGGGAGGGGCTCGGATTCCCGGCGGGGCTTGTCGGCGGTGCGGTCATTTCCGGGGCGTTCTTCGGGGATAAGCTGTCACCGCTGTCCGATACGACGAATATCGCACCGGCGATGGCGGAGACCGACCTGTTTTCGCACATCCGTCACATGCTCTGGGATACGCTGCCGGCGTTCGGTCTGTCGATCGTCCTGTATGCGGTCGTCGGCCGGATGTTTGCCGGTGCCGGAACGTCTGACGCCGCGTCGATCGGTGCGATTCAGACCGGTCTGACGGAGCAGTTCACAATCCATCCGCTGCTGTTGTTGCTGCCGGTGCTGACCGTGGTCCTGATGATCAAGAAAGTGCCCGCCATCCCGGCGCTCGCCGGCGTTGGTCTGCTCGGTGCGGTGATCGCCGTGATTGTACAAGGCATGCCGGTCGGCGCTGTCATCCAGGCGATGACGAGCGGATTCACGGCGGAAACCGGTGTGCCGGCGGTCGATTCGCTGCTGAATCGCGGCGGGATGACATCGATGCTGAACACGGTCGCGCTGCTCATCATTGCGACGGCACTCGGCGGCATCCTCGAGGAGTCGGGATCGTTCGGTGTGCTGACGCGCAAGATGATGTCGCGTGTCCAGTCCGCGGGCAGCCTGATCGCGGCGACGATCCTATCGACATTCGTCGTGGCGTTCGCAAGCGGAGCACAGTTCCTGGCGATTGTGCTGCCGTCCCGGACGTTTGTGCCGAAATATAAGGAGATGGGCATCGATACCGTCAACTTGTCGCGCTGCGTGGAATCGGCCGGCACGGTCGGCATCAACCTCGTGCCGTGGAGTGTGCCCGCCGTGTTTGCGGCCGGCATGTTCGGCATCAGTCCGGGGCAGTTCATCCCGTATGCGTTCTTCGCATTTCTAGTGCCGCTCATCAACCTGATCTTCGGCTTCACGGGATTCACGATCAAGCGGAAAACGTACACCGCCGAACCGGCTGTGATAGAAGTGGATGAAAAAGAGGAGGTGGCGGCTTGGGCGAAGTGA
- a CDS encoding Rgg/GadR/MutR family transcriptional regulator, whose amino-acid sequence MAHYGQSLKKVRKNKHLSQQKVATTALSQAAYSNFEAGKSDIGSAAFVHLLNQLQLTFEELDYLQNGCQFGESDHLIQRFFRLPYNNKTEIQDLIRSIDMSLEAVPNNYLMEIRQVCEALLILETSGSLNDAREKVQHVWERISNYDQWYLMDIKLLNAMLYFFDSDTVIPLADKLLERLSEYNGFADAIKLSITIQINSSMILIQNGAYTAARTRLDRLLKKQLRQLPYPSLAVCCSRLAICCSHIDLDHAAYHYDKAVALLKLYEDDHLLQMIQEEYSKYSKPEVV is encoded by the coding sequence TTGGCACACTATGGACAGTCACTAAAGAAGGTCCGAAAAAACAAGCATCTCTCCCAGCAGAAAGTCGCAACAACCGCACTCTCCCAAGCGGCCTATTCCAACTTCGAAGCCGGCAAATCGGATATTGGATCGGCAGCCTTCGTACATCTGCTCAATCAGCTGCAGCTCACATTCGAAGAACTCGACTATCTCCAGAACGGCTGTCAATTTGGAGAGTCAGACCATCTGATCCAGCGCTTTTTCCGTCTCCCATACAACAACAAAACTGAAATTCAAGACCTGATCCGCTCGATTGATATGTCCTTGGAAGCCGTACCGAACAACTATCTGATGGAAATCAGGCAGGTCTGCGAAGCGCTGCTCATCCTTGAGACATCCGGAAGCCTGAACGATGCACGGGAGAAAGTGCAGCACGTATGGGAACGCATTTCGAATTATGACCAATGGTATCTGATGGACATCAAACTGCTCAATGCCATGCTCTATTTTTTCGACAGCGATACCGTTATCCCCCTGGCCGACAAACTTCTCGAAAGACTCAGTGAGTACAACGGATTCGCGGATGCCATCAAACTAAGCATCACGATTCAAATCAACTCTTCCATGATCCTGATCCAAAACGGCGCCTACACAGCCGCCCGCACACGGTTGGATCGCCTGCTAAAAAAGCAGCTCCGCCAACTGCCCTACCCCTCCTTGGCGGTCTGTTGCAGCCGGCTGGCGATCTGCTGCTCCCACATAGATCTCGACCATGCTGCTTACCACTATGACAAGGCAGTCGCGCTGCTGAAACTGTACGAAGACGATCACTTGCTTCAGATGATCCAGGAGGAATACAGCAAGTATTCGAAGCCGGAAGTTGTGTAA
- a CDS encoding MBL fold metallo-hydrolase: protein MRLQVLGTAQDAGVPQPNCYCGNCTRAIENPAWKRRAASLAVVLPEEGQWHLFDASPDFKEQLVMLQRTFGLEGQVMDSIWLTHAHIGHYPGLMYLGKEAMSTAGVPVFAGRKMKEMLETNVPWRQLTDLGNITVQEITDGKPGQLADGVTVTPFDVPHRNEYSETFGFRIEGPNKSVLYIPDIDSWDEWTVDVLDACREADICLLDATFFSAGDLADSGRSDRDLRDIPHPFITETIRRLQAIAGETDIYFTHFNHSNPVLDPDSEARKFVEANGFRVAEEGMVLVI, encoded by the coding sequence GTGAGGCTGCAAGTGCTCGGCACGGCGCAGGACGCGGGTGTGCCGCAGCCGAATTGTTATTGCGGAAACTGCACCCGTGCGATTGAAAATCCGGCGTGGAAACGGCGGGCGGCGTCGCTCGCGGTCGTCCTGCCGGAGGAGGGGCAGTGGCATCTGTTCGACGCGTCCCCCGATTTCAAGGAGCAGCTCGTCATGCTGCAGCGGACATTCGGCTTGGAAGGGCAGGTCATGGACAGCATCTGGCTGACACATGCGCACATCGGCCATTATCCCGGCCTGATGTATCTCGGCAAAGAGGCGATGAGCACGGCCGGTGTCCCGGTCTTCGCCGGGCGGAAGATGAAGGAGATGCTCGAGACAAACGTACCATGGCGGCAGCTGACGGATCTTGGCAATATTACAGTTCAGGAGATCACGGACGGAAAGCCGGGGCAGCTGGCGGACGGTGTTACGGTGACGCCGTTCGATGTGCCGCACCGTAACGAATACTCGGAGACGTTCGGGTTCCGGATCGAAGGGCCGAACAAGTCGGTGCTGTACATTCCGGACATCGACAGCTGGGACGAGTGGACAGTGGATGTGCTCGATGCCTGCCGCGAGGCGGACATCTGCCTGCTGGATGCGACGTTCTTCAGTGCCGGCGATCTCGCGGACAGCGGGCGGAGCGACCGGGACCTGCGTGACATTCCGCATCCGTTCATCACGGAGACGATCCGTCGGCTGCAGGCGATCGCCGGGGAGACGGACATCTATTTCACGCATTTCAACCACAGCAATCCGGTTCTCGATCCGGACAGCGAGGCGCGGAAGTTCGTTGAAGCGAATGGGTTCCGGGTGGCGGAAGAGGGCATGGTGCTGGTGATTTGA
- a CDS encoding TetR/AcrR family transcriptional regulator, whose translation MTTKFTTLDKTKQKRITDAAMREFAQYAYDQASTNRIVQEAGIGKGMLFHYFGSKEALYAYLAKRAITVLEELYTQYIDMDESDFIERMKGSAKLKMEVYQRYPDLFNFIAQTVLEKESKLPKPLADRLDTMQQDGMRRLFSGLDTTLFRDEVPGEDVLKLISWSIDGYSQELLAKLNGAAFTEIDLEPHWQQFYEFLDVLKRVYYK comes from the coding sequence ATGACTACTAAATTCACGACACTCGACAAAACCAAACAGAAACGGATCACCGACGCCGCAATGCGGGAGTTCGCACAGTATGCATATGACCAAGCGTCGACAAACCGGATCGTCCAGGAAGCGGGCATCGGCAAGGGGATGCTGTTCCACTACTTCGGCTCGAAGGAAGCTCTGTATGCCTATTTGGCCAAGCGGGCGATCACTGTTCTCGAGGAGCTGTACACGCAGTACATTGACATGGACGAATCTGATTTCATAGAGCGCATGAAAGGGTCTGCAAAATTGAAGATGGAGGTGTACCAGCGCTATCCGGACCTGTTCAACTTCATCGCCCAGACGGTGTTGGAAAAGGAATCGAAGCTGCCGAAGCCGCTCGCGGACCGGCTCGATACTATGCAGCAGGATGGTATGCGGCGGCTGTTCAGCGGACTCGATACGACGCTGTTCCGCGACGAAGTACCTGGCGAGGACGTACTGAAGCTGATCAGCTGGTCCATCGACGGCTACAGTCAGGAACTGCTCGCGAAGCTAAATGGCGCGGCATTCACAGAGATCGACCTGGAGCCGCATTGGCAGCAGTTCTATGAGTTCCTCGACGTATTGAAACGGGTCTATTACAAATAA
- a CDS encoding ABC transporter ATP-binding protein: MAVLEVEGLTKTFGKFKALDDVTFRVEPGEVFGFIGPNGAGKSTTIRVLLGLLKRDGGTAKIFGKDVWTDSVNIHKRIAYVPGDVTLWPNLTGGEVIDVFAGLHGHSDGKRRNELIERFDLNPSKKCRTYSKGNRQKVALIAAFASNADLFILDEPTSGLDPLMERVFQQCVAEVKEAGKSVLLSSHILSEVERLCDRVGIIRQGTIVETGTLAELRHLTRTNLTVALASPASRLAELDGIHNLINENGTLTFQADSNKLGDIMAILAPYGIERLESAPPTLEDLFMQHYDHREASR, translated from the coding sequence ATGGCGGTATTGGAAGTGGAAGGACTGACGAAGACATTCGGGAAATTCAAAGCGCTCGATGATGTGACGTTCCGGGTGGAGCCCGGCGAAGTGTTCGGCTTCATCGGACCGAATGGCGCCGGGAAGTCGACGACGATCCGGGTGCTGCTCGGGCTGCTGAAGCGGGATGGCGGGACAGCGAAGATATTCGGAAAGGATGTCTGGACGGACTCCGTAAACATCCACAAGCGGATTGCGTATGTGCCTGGCGATGTCACGCTCTGGCCGAACTTGACGGGCGGCGAAGTGATCGATGTGTTCGCTGGCCTGCATGGACATTCGGATGGAAAAAGGCGCAATGAACTGATCGAGCGGTTCGACCTCAATCCGTCGAAGAAATGCCGGACGTACTCGAAAGGCAACCGGCAGAAAGTCGCGCTGATTGCCGCCTTCGCCTCAAACGCCGACCTGTTTATCCTGGATGAACCGACGTCCGGGCTCGACCCGCTCATGGAGCGTGTCTTCCAGCAATGCGTCGCCGAGGTGAAAGAGGCCGGCAAGAGCGTCCTGCTGTCGAGCCACATCCTGTCCGAAGTCGAGCGGCTGTGCGACCGGGTCGGCATCATTCGGCAAGGGACGATTGTCGAAACCGGCACGCTTGCGGAACTGCGCCACCTGACCCGCACCAATCTGACAGTGGCACTTGCCTCCCCTGCCTCCAGACTTGCAGAGCTGGACGGCATTCATAATTTGATCAATGAAAACGGCACCCTGACGTTCCAGGCGGACAGCAACAAACTTGGCGACATCATGGCGATTCTCGCGCCGTATGGCATCGAGCGTCTCGAAAGTGCGCCGCCGACGCTCGAAGACCTGTTCATGCAGCATTACGACCACCGGGAGGCATCGCGATGA
- a CDS encoding geobacillin-26 family protein (This protein is homologous to geobacillin 26, a large bacteriocin (245 amino acids) that was found in the thermophile Geobacillus sp. 15, and that has an unknown mechanism of action.) — protein MKKLVFLLCLVLAFSSTSISEVFAIGFDKSPGSNMDLKNELITKEFEGTYNLINSDMPELSLNILVDNSTERVVESVQDGVKSIAIFNKLTNVLTTKVEGQEEVVLDLNAIAKEQLKIESENEMNALAGKLEENTWTNFEYTINYGSPNKWQMRRPNGNSLTSILYYNVNETNKNKSNLKGFKDSVDSLNDYERRFIGAVTGVGILTIASLVVAAINGAAGVAVGITAIGISGAAYNYCISMERAAKRAYHYYWQV, from the coding sequence ATGAAGAAATTAGTATTTTTACTTTGTTTGGTATTGGCGTTTAGTAGTACCTCAATAAGTGAGGTATTTGCAATTGGTTTCGATAAAAGTCCTGGAAGTAATATGGATTTGAAAAATGAATTGATAACAAAAGAATTTGAAGGTACTTATAATTTAATTAACTCGGACATGCCTGAATTAAGTTTGAATATCCTTGTAGACAATTCAACTGAAAGAGTAGTAGAATCAGTTCAAGATGGCGTGAAAAGTATTGCTATTTTCAATAAACTAACTAATGTTCTCACTACTAAAGTAGAAGGACAAGAGGAGGTTGTTTTAGATTTAAATGCAATAGCAAAAGAACAGTTAAAGATAGAATCTGAAAATGAAATGAATGCTTTAGCAGGTAAATTAGAAGAAAACACATGGACTAACTTTGAATATACAATCAATTATGGATCTCCAAACAAATGGCAAATGAGAAGACCTAACGGAAACTCTCTTACTTCGATCTTATATTACAATGTAAACGAAACAAATAAAAATAAATCTAATTTAAAAGGATTTAAAGATTCCGTTGATTCATTAAATGATTACGAAAGAAGATTTATTGGAGCAGTTACAGGTGTTGGTATTTTAACAATCGCTTCTTTAGTTGTGGCTGCAATAAATGGAGCGGCAGGTGTAGCTGTTGGAATAACGGCGATAGGAATATCCGGTGCTGCATATAATTATTGTATATCGATGGAGAGAGCCGCTAAAAGGGCTTATCACTATTATTGGCAGGTATGA
- a CDS encoding geobacillin-26 family protein (This protein is homologous to geobacillin 26, a large bacteriocin (245 amino acids) that was found in the thermophile Geobacillus sp. 15, and that has an unknown mechanism of action.) has protein sequence MLKNVKRILLVLAALILLSTAATPVTVFASASDGSPVVLKDTGIERVVQTVTDGVVTKAVYNKKLNLLTIEETGHKPVTYNMTELTRQAVADELITVSPEEPQLGMLAATTKQKTFMNYEYIITHGSTEKWELRRPKEDSLFKYYYKKVNRTASNKGNLASFQTAVENINYYEFKAIGSSLTSLGLSWLSFILSVPTAGAGTLTAGLAALGAYGTALDSLVKLHRHANLANTYYHRVK, from the coding sequence GTGCTCAAAAACGTAAAACGGATCTTGCTCGTACTAGCTGCACTAATCTTGCTGAGTACCGCAGCCACCCCTGTGACGGTCTTTGCATCGGCAAGTGACGGAAGTCCCGTAGTCTTAAAGGATACGGGAATTGAACGAGTTGTTCAGACAGTCACGGATGGTGTAGTGACGAAAGCGGTATACAACAAGAAGTTGAATCTGCTGACAATCGAAGAAACCGGTCACAAGCCAGTCACTTACAATATGACCGAGCTGACACGCCAAGCGGTAGCCGATGAGTTGATCACCGTGTCCCCGGAGGAACCGCAATTGGGCATGCTGGCTGCGACGACAAAGCAAAAGACGTTCATGAATTATGAATACATCATCACTCACGGATCAACGGAGAAGTGGGAACTCCGCAGGCCGAAAGAAGACTCCCTCTTCAAGTACTATTATAAGAAAGTGAACAGGACAGCTTCGAATAAAGGCAACTTAGCGTCTTTCCAGACAGCAGTGGAGAACATCAACTATTACGAATTCAAAGCAATCGGAAGTTCGCTGACTTCTCTGGGACTCAGTTGGCTTTCCTTCATTCTATCAGTGCCGACAGCAGGTGCAGGTACACTGACTGCAGGTCTCGCAGCGTTAGGAGCATATGGAACGGCGCTGGATTCACTTGTCAAACTGCACCGGCATGCAAATCTCGCGAATACGTACTACCACCGCGTCAAGTGA
- a CDS encoding ABC transporter permease codes for MSAQATGSMRLFRFIIRRDWLRLFIWIAAITAITVAVPPAFQDLYPTPAARDTMAETMKNPAMTAMVGPGNLAHYTLGAMTTHQMLLLTAVAVAIMNILLAVRLTRAEEEAGISEMLLALPVGRRAPLLAAAGVLALVNLVLAAAISIGLATLGLDSLTVSGSLLYGLTLGGAGLFFAAAALIAAQLSESARGATGLAMIALILAFLLRAAGDAAESRLSWLTPLGWVTAVQPFAGNQVLPLVLLAAGALLLAVIAWTLQGSRDLGAGLLQARQGRTSASSSLRTPLGLVLRLQRTSLIIWGIGMVVLGLAYGSVLGDLESFFEGNELLQNMLTVGSTRPIPEQFLPMLMLVMALIATIPAILSMQQLLSEEKNGRIDSILGRPVSRVRLIGTYLTVAGMTGILMNSLAAAGLWLAGRSAMATPLPLSMIIGASTIQIPALLVMVALTALLIGVLPKASPLIWLLLVYSFAVLYSGSLFQLPAWMADISPFGSVPEWPVEEMDWVAIVELVVVGVIIGVGGVFGYRERNIG; via the coding sequence ATGAGCGCACAAGCAACCGGCAGCATGCGGCTCTTCCGCTTCATCATAAGGCGCGACTGGCTGCGGCTCTTCATCTGGATTGCAGCCATCACCGCCATCACCGTCGCGGTCCCGCCGGCCTTCCAGGACCTCTATCCGACACCGGCAGCACGCGACACGATGGCCGAAACGATGAAGAACCCGGCGATGACCGCCATGGTCGGACCCGGCAATCTTGCCCACTACACACTCGGCGCCATGACCACCCACCAGATGCTCCTGCTGACGGCGGTCGCCGTCGCGATTATGAATATCCTGCTCGCCGTCCGGCTTACGCGGGCAGAAGAGGAGGCGGGCATCTCGGAAATGCTCCTCGCCCTTCCCGTCGGCCGGCGTGCACCGCTTCTCGCAGCGGCTGGCGTGCTGGCGCTGGTCAACCTGGTGTTGGCCGCAGCTATCTCGATTGGGCTTGCCACTCTAGGCTTGGACAGCCTGACCGTCAGCGGTTCGCTGCTGTACGGACTGACACTCGGTGGTGCCGGGCTATTCTTCGCTGCCGCTGCCCTGATTGCGGCGCAACTGTCCGAAAGCGCACGCGGCGCGACAGGTCTCGCAATGATCGCGCTGATCCTCGCTTTCCTGCTCCGCGCAGCCGGTGACGCCGCCGAGTCCCGGCTTTCCTGGCTGACGCCACTCGGCTGGGTCACCGCCGTCCAGCCGTTCGCCGGCAACCAAGTCTTGCCGCTCGTCCTGCTCGCAGCGGGTGCCCTGCTGCTGGCCGTGATCGCATGGACGCTGCAAGGCAGCCGCGACCTCGGTGCCGGCCTCCTGCAGGCTAGACAAGGACGTACCAGTGCTTCCAGCTCGCTGCGGACACCGCTCGGCCTCGTCTTGCGCCTCCAGCGCACTTCACTCATCATCTGGGGCATCGGTATGGTCGTCCTCGGCCTCGCCTACGGATCCGTTCTCGGCGACTTGGAGAGCTTCTTCGAAGGGAATGAGTTGCTGCAGAACATGCTTACCGTTGGCAGCACCCGGCCCATCCCCGAACAGTTTCTGCCGATGCTCATGCTCGTCATGGCCCTGATCGCCACCATTCCAGCGATATTGTCCATGCAGCAGCTGCTCAGCGAAGAAAAGAACGGCCGCATCGACAGCATTCTCGGCCGCCCGGTCTCGCGGGTGCGGCTGATTGGAACGTATCTGACCGTCGCTGGGATGACTGGCATCCTGATGAACTCTCTGGCCGCCGCTGGTCTATGGCTCGCCGGCCGCAGTGCGATGGCCACTCCGCTTCCACTGTCGATGATCATAGGTGCGAGCACCATACAGATTCCGGCGCTCCTTGTGATGGTGGCGTTAACGGCTTTGCTGATAGGTGTATTACCAAAAGCCAGCCCGCTGATCTGGCTCCTCCTCGTCTATTCGTTTGCCGTCCTGTATTCGGGGAGCTTGTTCCAGCTGCCGGCCTGGATGGCTGACATCTCGCCGTTCGGCTCGGTACCGGAATGGCCGGTGGAGGAAATGGATTGGGTGGCGATTGTAGAGCTGGTGGTGGTTGGGGTGATTATTGGAGTGGGTGGAGTGTTTGGGTATCGGGAGAGAAATATTGGCTGA
- a CDS encoding SAM-dependent methyltransferase: MTQYTINQQTRDFLDEHHLYEDDDIQQIQLQHRLALVDAFALPKGGRILEIGCGQGDTTMAIAHAIGEDGSVTAIDPASREYGAPFTLGQATDRILQSTLGDRIMFHLETDFLDYEVSEPFDVAVLSHCSWYFKSATELLALLKKVRPAAKQICFAEWDLAFTDLGQRSHFCAVSILALYSQFIENDSNVQTLFHKTEIRRLLEQAGFTTDAPATVDATHLPDGGWERGYANSIRTELEEAAPAMGSLLTSYYELLNEPDDAIPSLNSFVLSGA; encoded by the coding sequence TTGACCCAATACACCATCAACCAGCAAACCCGGGACTTTCTGGATGAACATCACTTATACGAAGACGACGACATCCAGCAGATCCAGCTGCAGCATCGGCTTGCGCTTGTCGACGCGTTCGCTTTGCCAAAAGGCGGACGGATCCTCGAGATCGGCTGCGGACAGGGCGACACGACAATGGCAATCGCGCATGCCATCGGCGAAGACGGATCGGTCACCGCCATCGATCCGGCCAGCCGCGAGTACGGCGCGCCGTTCACGTTAGGTCAGGCCACTGATCGGATTCTGCAGTCCACACTCGGCGACCGGATCATGTTCCATCTAGAGACCGATTTCCTGGACTATGAAGTTTCCGAACCGTTCGACGTCGCGGTGCTGTCCCATTGTTCCTGGTATTTCAAAAGCGCCACAGAACTGCTGGCACTTCTGAAGAAAGTTCGGCCCGCCGCGAAACAGATCTGTTTCGCCGAATGGGATCTGGCGTTCACCGATCTCGGCCAGCGGAGCCACTTCTGTGCGGTGTCCATACTCGCGCTGTATTCACAGTTCATCGAAAACGACAGCAACGTCCAAACCCTGTTCCATAAGACAGAAATCCGGCGCCTCCTGGAACAGGCCGGCTTTACAACGGACGCCCCGGCAACCGTCGATGCCACCCACCTGCCCGACGGCGGCTGGGAGCGCGGATATGCCAACAGCATACGGACGGAACTCGAGGAAGCAGCGCCAGCCATGGGTTCCCTGCTCACCAGCTATTACGAATTGTTGAATGAACCGGATGACGCCATCCCCTCGCTGAACAGTTTCGTATTGTCGGGGGCTTGA